Proteins from one Verrucomicrobiota bacterium genomic window:
- a CDS encoding 50S ribosomal protein L1 has product MATKHSKRWKKGAENYDAAKHYPLKEAVGVLAKFPRAKFVETVDLAFKLGIDPKQSDQMIRGTVPLPHGSGRVVRVLVFARPGDAADAARAAGAEHVGFDDLIKKCVEGWSEFDVAIATPEAMTEVRKLGKVLGPRGLMPNPKTGTVTDNTAKAVKEVKAGRVEFKTDKSGNVHVVVGKASFPPEQLEENARTVIDTIFKARPSAAKGQFVESITLSATMSPGIRIDIKDVHAGTH; this is encoded by the coding sequence ATGGCAACCAAACACAGCAAGCGTTGGAAGAAGGGCGCCGAGAATTACGACGCCGCGAAACACTATCCGCTCAAGGAGGCCGTCGGCGTCCTCGCGAAGTTTCCGCGGGCGAAGTTCGTGGAGACCGTGGACCTTGCGTTCAAGCTGGGCATCGACCCGAAGCAGAGCGACCAGATGATCCGCGGCACCGTCCCGCTCCCGCACGGCAGCGGCAGGGTCGTCCGCGTCCTCGTCTTCGCACGGCCCGGCGACGCCGCCGATGCAGCGCGCGCCGCGGGCGCGGAGCACGTGGGATTTGACGACCTCATCAAGAAATGCGTCGAAGGCTGGTCAGAGTTCGACGTCGCGATAGCCACGCCCGAGGCGATGACCGAGGTTCGCAAGCTCGGCAAAGTCCTCGGTCCGCGCGGGCTCATGCCCAATCCCAAGACCGGCACCGTGACCGACAACACCGCCAAGGCCGTCAAGGAAGTCAAAGCCGGCCGGGTTGAATTCAAGACCGACAAGTCGGGCAACGTGCACGTCGTCGTAGGCAAGGCCAGCTTTCCACCCGAGCAACTGGAGGAGAACGCGCGGACGGTCATCGACACGATTTTCAAGGCACGCCCTTCAGCCGCCAAAGGACAGTTTGTCGAGAGCATCACGCTTTCCGCAACCATGAGCCCGGGCATTCGCATCGACATCAAGGACGTGCACGCTGGCACCCACTGA
- a CDS encoding 50S ribosomal protein L10, with protein sequence MRAEKKLITAEYVTRLNAAPFFLVVDYRGLNVLQFTELRKRLARANAEVHVVKNSIFRAAAREAGVGDLNGLLNGQLAVITGSKDVSAAAKMLKNYQAEFEKPKTRFGYLDNRRLEAGDIQALADLPSIEVLRSKFLGLLKAPATRLVCLLNTPASQLARVLKARADKESAAPA encoded by the coding sequence ATGCGCGCCGAAAAGAAACTCATCACCGCCGAATACGTCACGCGGCTCAATGCCGCGCCGTTCTTTCTCGTCGTCGATTACCGCGGGTTGAATGTTCTGCAGTTCACGGAACTCCGCAAGCGACTCGCCCGGGCGAACGCCGAGGTGCACGTCGTCAAGAACTCCATCTTCCGCGCCGCAGCCAGGGAAGCAGGCGTCGGCGACCTCAACGGATTGCTCAATGGGCAACTTGCCGTCATCACTGGCTCCAAGGATGTCTCCGCGGCGGCAAAGATGCTCAAGAATTATCAGGCTGAATTCGAGAAACCCAAGACCCGGTTCGGTTATCTCGACAACCGCAGGCTCGAGGCCGGCGACATTCAGGCCCTTGCCGACCTGCCCTCCATCGAGGTTCTGCGCTCCAAGTTCCTCGGGCTGCTCAAGGCGCCCGCCACCCGGCTCGTTTGCCTGCTCAATACGCCCGCCAGCCAGCTCGCGCGCGTGCTCAAGGCGCGCGCCGACAAGGAAAGCGCGGCGCCTGCCTGA
- a CDS encoding 50S ribosomal protein L7/L12: MPDIAQIVEDLSKLTVLETADLVKQLEAKWGVTAAAPVAAASAAPAAGGAAAAAPAEAKTSFDVVLVSAPADKKIAVIKAVREIKAGLGLAEAKALVEGAPKTILEAANKADTDTAKKKLEDAGAKVEVK, from the coding sequence ATGCCCGACATCGCCCAAATCGTTGAAGACCTGAGCAAGCTCACGGTCCTGGAAACCGCCGACCTCGTGAAGCAACTCGAAGCCAAGTGGGGCGTCACCGCCGCCGCGCCCGTTGCGGCTGCATCCGCCGCACCCGCCGCGGGCGGCGCCGCCGCTGCCGCGCCCGCCGAGGCCAAGACTTCCTTCGACGTCGTGCTCGTGTCCGCCCCGGCGGACAAGAAGATCGCCGTCATCAAGGCCGTCCGAGAAATCAAGGCCGGACTCGGCCTCGCCGAGGCCAAGGCCCTCGTCGAAGGCGCCCCCAAGACCATCCTCGAGGCCGCGAACAAGGCTGACACCGACACCGCCAAGAAGAAGCTGGAAGACGCCGGCGCCAAGGTCGAAGTCAAATGA